Proteins found in one Clostridium butyricum genomic segment:
- a CDS encoding DUF350 domain-containing protein, translating into MNNFTFDIMLSIVFGIIGIILLITGYVVFDKVLKKIDFDEELRNKNTAVAIVIAGFMIAIGIIISGVVA; encoded by the coding sequence ATGAACAATTTTACATTTGACATTATGCTGAGCATAGTATTTGGAATTATTGGAATTATTCTTTTGATAACAGGATATGTGGTATTTGACAAGGTGCTTAAAAAAATTGATTTTGATGAAGAACTTAGAAATAAGAATACTGCTGTTGCTATAGTTATTGCAGGATTTATGATAGCAATTGGAATTATTATTTCAGGAGTTGTAGCATAA